One genomic segment of Candidatus Fukatsuia endosymbiont of Tuberolachnus salignus includes these proteins:
- a CDS encoding lambda exonuclease family protein, with translation MEQRTEAWFAARCGKVTASKLAEVMAKVKTGDAATRKKYRAELICQRLTGKREDTFVTLDMKHGTALEPVAREAYILREFAVEVTEVGLVDHSTIKGFAASPDGLVNEDGLLEIKCPKTWTHLKTLRTGELKREYLLQMHAQMLCTGRRWCDFVSYDNRLPPELAYFKKRIHFDEALGKEIETEVRKFLQELEREIEQIKTYGKVA, from the coding sequence ATGGAACAACGAACAGAAGCCTGGTTTGCTGCAAGATGCGGCAAGGTCACAGCCAGCAAATTGGCAGAAGTGATGGCAAAAGTCAAAACAGGCGACGCAGCAACGCGAAAAAAATACAGGGCCGAGCTGATTTGCCAGCGTCTGACGGGGAAACGAGAAGACACCTTTGTCACGCTCGACATGAAGCACGGGACGGCACTGGAACCCGTCGCACGTGAGGCTTACATATTGCGTGAATTTGCAGTAGAGGTCACGGAAGTGGGGCTCGTCGACCACTCTACCATCAAGGGATTTGCCGCCAGTCCCGACGGACTGGTTAATGAGGATGGCCTGCTCGAGATTAAATGCCCCAAAACCTGGACGCATCTGAAGACATTAAGAACCGGCGAACTCAAAAGAGAATACCTCCTGCAAATGCATGCGCAAATGCTATGTACCGGTCGTAGGTGGTGTGACTTTGTCAGCTATGATAATCGACTGCCACCGGAATTGGCTTACTTCAAGAAACGCATTCACTTTGATGAAGCACTGGGCAAGGAAATTGAGACAGAAGTGCGTAAATTTCTGCAGGAACTTGAACGTGAAATCGAACAGATTAAAACGTATGGCAAAGTGGCATGA